The sequence below is a genomic window from Halococcus saccharolyticus DSM 5350.
GTGGGCATCACGTATTTCACCGGCCGAATCATCGCCGAGAGCGAACGGACGGGCCACTCCGAGACCGCCAGGGCGATCACCGCCCTCGTCACCGGCGAGGAGCCCGACGAGGACGAGGGGTGATCGGCCGCAGCGTCGCGGAGTCGTTCAGTCGGCCGAGCGTTCGCGCTGGATCAACACGCCGCCAGCGACGGCGAGCACGAGGCCCGCGACGGGGATGGCGAGAACCGGGACGCGATACACGGCGTCGATCCCGCCCCACGCGGAGAGCCCAACACCGAGGAGGACGACGAGGTAACCCACCGTTGCGGCGATCAGCCCGATCGCGACCCGCCACGAGGGCGACGCGACGACGGCGGTGTTCGGTGTGGACGTCATCGATGGCGTCGTTTCGAGTCCGACGGCCGGGGAGATAAATCGCCCGTCCGAAGAAGGAGGGGAGAAATGAGCCACGGACGACGGGCCACGGAACGATAGCGGGGCGCAGGCGGGGTCTTTTTGCCGGACTGCGTCCAACCCGATGACATGGGAACGGCAACCGACACTGGCGAGGACACGGACGCCCACGATCCGCCGGTCGGGATGGATTTCCCGCTCGGCCGCGACGAGGCGACGTGGTGGCCGATCGTCTGTGCGATCGGGGCCACCGGGCTGTATCTCGGGGCCGGGCTGTACTTTCTCGGCCACGGCGAGGTCGCGATCATTCCCGGGTTCGTCGGGCCGGTAGTGTTCGGCGGCGGTGCGCTCGTCTTCCTCGCTGGGCTGTTCGGCTGGCTGTACCAGGGGTTCGTCGCGGATTTCTGGACACGCTCGACGGACGAACGCGAGCCGGGATCGCTCCGGGGCGCGATGTACCTCTTCCTCGCGACCGACGTGTTCACGTTCGCCGGCGGGTTCATCTACTACTTCTTCATCCGGGCGGGCGGCTGGCCGCCCGGCGAGATCCCCGAACTACTGACCACGGTGTTGGTCGTGAACACCGCGCTCCTCGTGGTGAGCAGTTTCACGCTACACTTCGCTCACTCGGCGCTCGAAAAGGGTAATCGGCGACGGTTCGGGTTCCTGCTCGTGACGACGTTCGTGCTCGGCCTGCTGTTCGTCGCGGGGCAGATCTACGAGTATCACGACCTCATCGTCGGCGAGGGGTTCACGATCGCGTCGGGGATCTTCGGGAGCGCCTTCTACGGCCTCACCGGGCTCCACGGTCTCCACGTCGCGCTCGGGACGATCCTGCTCGGAATCCTCGTCGTGCGTGCGCACCTCGGCCAGTACGAGCCCGGTCGTGACACTTCGATCGCGACGGTTTCGCTGTACTGGCATTTCGTCGACGTCGTCTGGGTGTTCCTCGTCGCCGTCCTCTACGTCGGCGCGTCGGTCACACCGGTCCTCTGACGACCTGTATCCCGCAGGAACCAGGAATCGCGTCTTTGTATTCTTGTATGCCGGTCGACAGCATTCTCCCGATCTGAACCACCGGATGCTTTAGGTCGATACCGGTTCGAGCTATCGTGTGCCCGAACCAGACCTCGACCGGTTCACCTCGCGCCGATCGACCGTCTACGCCGATCGCGGCATCGTCGCCACCAGCCAGCCGCTCGCCGCCGAAGCCGGCGTCGAGATCCTCCGCAACGGCGGCAACGCGTTCGACGCCGCCGTCGCCACCGCCGCCGCGCTCAACGTGGTTGAGCCGACGAGCACGGGGCTGGGTGGCGACGCGTTCGCACTCTACCGGACTGCGGACGGCGAGACCGGTGCGATGCGGGCCTGTGGCGGTGCACCCGCCGAGGCGACGATCGAAAACGTCCGGACCTCGGTCCGCGAGCACGACGACGCCGACGATTGGTACCCCAGCGAGCGCGGGTACGCGGTCGACGGCAGCGACACCGCCGCCGAGATCGAAATGCCGTTTCTCGGTCCCCACGCTGTCACCGTCCCTGGCACCGCTCGGGGGTGGGAGGCGACCGTCGAGCGCCACGGTCGTCGATCGCTCGGCGAGGTCCTCCAACCCGCGATCCGCTACGCGACCGAGGGGTATCCCGTTTCGGAGATCATCGCTCACCACTGGCAGGCGGCGGAGGAGCTGTTCACCGACGCGAACGCCGCCGACGCCTACCTGAAGAACGGATCCGCACCCAGTGTCGGCGAACGAATGCGCCTGCCCCGTCTCGGCGAGAGCCTCCGGATGATCGCCGAACAGGGGGCTGACGTGGTGTACAATGGCGAAATCGGCGAGGAAATCGCGAACGAAGTCCAATCGAAGGGCGGCTTCCTCACCGTCGACGATCTCGCGGCCTTCGAACCCGAGTTCCCCGACCCCGTCTCGACACGGTACAACGGGGCCGAGGTGTACGAACTCCCACCGAACAACCAGGGGCTGATCGCGCTCGAAGCGCTCAACATTGCGGCGGAGATCGATGCGGGCGAGTACCCCCTCGACTCGCCCGAGCGCGTCCACTACTTCGCGGAGGCCACGAAACGCGCGTTCCACGACGGCCACCGCTATATCACCGATCCCGCCTACGAGGACGTCCCGCCGCTCACCTCCAGCGAATGGGCGCGGCGGCGCGCCGCGGACGTCGACGCGACCGCGAGCGACGTGAGCTTCGGCGTCCCCGACGCACGCGCCGAGGACGCCGACACCGTCCTGCTCTGTGTCGCCGACGACGCAGGCAACGTCGTTTCGTTCATCAACTCCCGGTTCGCCGGGTTCGGCTCCGGGCTGGTCGCCGGCGATACCGGGATCGCCCTCCAGAACCGCGGCGCGTCGTTCTCGCTCGATCCCGACCACCCGAACAGCCTCGAACCCGGCAAACGGCCGTTCCACACGCTGATCCCCGGTATCATCGATCTCGCGCCCGATTCTCCGGAGGACGACTGGGCGGCGTTCGGCGTCATGGGCGGGTACATGCAGCCACAGGGCCACGTCCAGGTCGTCTCGAACCTCGTCGATTACGACCTCCCGCTCCAGGCCGCGCTCGACCGCCCACGGTGGCGCTACCGTGAGGACGGCTCGCTCGCGGTCGAGGGACGGATCGACGGCACACTCGCGACGAAGCTCGCCCGGATGGGTCACGACGTCCGCGTGCTCGCGCCGTCGCTGTTCGGCGGCGCGCAGATCGCCAGAAACCGGGATGGTGTGCTTTCGGGTGCGACCGAACCCCGGAAGGACGGGTCGGTCGCCGGGTTCTGACGGCGGCAGGTCGCGCCCGCTCCGATTCAGGCCGGCGCGGGTCGGGCTGCGGAGCCGTTCGTCGACGAAACGTTCGTGGTGTTGGTCGCTTCGGGGTCATTGCCG
It includes:
- a CDS encoding cytochrome c oxidase subunit 3 encodes the protein MGTATDTGEDTDAHDPPVGMDFPLGRDEATWWPIVCAIGATGLYLGAGLYFLGHGEVAIIPGFVGPVVFGGGALVFLAGLFGWLYQGFVADFWTRSTDEREPGSLRGAMYLFLATDVFTFAGGFIYYFFIRAGGWPPGEIPELLTTVLVVNTALLVVSSFTLHFAHSALEKGNRRRFGFLLVTTFVLGLLFVAGQIYEYHDLIVGEGFTIASGIFGSAFYGLTGLHGLHVALGTILLGILVVRAHLGQYEPGRDTSIATVSLYWHFVDVVWVFLVAVLYVGASVTPVL
- a CDS encoding gamma-glutamyltransferase family protein, which produces MPEPDLDRFTSRRSTVYADRGIVATSQPLAAEAGVEILRNGGNAFDAAVATAAALNVVEPTSTGLGGDAFALYRTADGETGAMRACGGAPAEATIENVRTSVREHDDADDWYPSERGYAVDGSDTAAEIEMPFLGPHAVTVPGTARGWEATVERHGRRSLGEVLQPAIRYATEGYPVSEIIAHHWQAAEELFTDANAADAYLKNGSAPSVGERMRLPRLGESLRMIAEQGADVVYNGEIGEEIANEVQSKGGFLTVDDLAAFEPEFPDPVSTRYNGAEVYELPPNNQGLIALEALNIAAEIDAGEYPLDSPERVHYFAEATKRAFHDGHRYITDPAYEDVPPLTSSEWARRRAADVDATASDVSFGVPDARAEDADTVLLCVADDAGNVVSFINSRFAGFGSGLVAGDTGIALQNRGASFSLDPDHPNSLEPGKRPFHTLIPGIIDLAPDSPEDDWAAFGVMGGYMQPQGHVQVVSNLVDYDLPLQAALDRPRWRYREDGSLAVEGRIDGTLATKLARMGHDVRVLAPSLFGGAQIARNRDGVLSGATEPRKDGSVAGF